GCCATTATCCTCGCTGTCGCAGGCCTTAATCGCCTCGGACTGGCTTCACGCGTACGCATGGCGTTGCCGCCGGAAACCTCGCTACCGGCAGTCGGCCAGGGCGCGGTCGGTGTGGAATGCCGCCTCGATGATGCGCGTACGCGCGCGCTGCTCGAACCGCTGAATCACCAGGACACCGCCGTGCGCGTTAAAGCCGAGCGAGCGATGAATACCCGTCTTGAAGGTGGATGCCAGGTGCCAATTGGCAGCTATGCTGAACTTATCAACGGCGAGATCTGGCTGCGCGGGCTGGTGGGTTCGCCAGACGGTTCCATCCAGGTACGCGGCGAACGCCGCGGCAAACCGGAAGATGCGGAACAACTGGGGATCTCGCTGGCGGAAGAGCTACTGGCGAATGGCGCCCGCGCCATTCTGGATGAGGTTTATAACGGAGACGCACCTGCATGAGCATTCTGGTCACTCGCCCATCTCCAGCCGGAGAAGAATTAGTCAACCGGTTGCGCACACTGGGGCTGGTGGCCTGGAGCTTTCCGTTAATCGAATTTACGCCAGGCCGCGAGCTCGCTTCATTACCCGCGCGGCTCGCAGATCTCACCGCAGACGATATGGTTTTTGCCCTGTCGCAGCATGCGGTGACATTCGCTCACGCCCACTTACAAAAGCTTGGTTTGCGCTTTCCCCCTCAGCCTCACTATTTCGCTATCGGCCGTACCACGGCGCTGGCGTTGCATACCGTCAGCGGCATTGAGGTGCGCTACCCGCACGATCGGGAAATCAGTGAAGTGTTGCTACAATTACCTGAATTACAAAGTGTTCAGGGTAAGCATGCGCTAATCTTACGGGGTAACGGCGGGCGTGAAGTGCTGGCGGAAACGCTGGCGGCGCGCGGTGCTGAACTTGAATTTTGCGAATGTTATCAACGCTGTGCAATATTTTATGACGGTGCTGAAGAAGCGATGCGCTGGCATACGCGTGGCGTAACGACACTGGTGATCACCAGCGGCGAAATGATGCAGCAACTGTTTTCACTTATTCCCCCCTGGTATCGGGAAAACTGGCTACTTCGCTGTCGCCTGGTTGTGGCGAGCGAGCGTCTGGCGCACCTCGCCCGGGAACTGGGCTGGCAGGACATTCGGGTCGCTGACAATGCCGACAACGATGCGCTGCTTCGCGCATTACAATAACTCTCATGATGGGAAGCCATAATGACGGAACAAGAAAACTCCTCCGCCGTGGTCGAAGAGACCAAAGCGGCTGACGGCGCAACGCCGCCGCCGGAGAAAGCAGAGAAGAATAGACGCGCTAACAGGACCAGCCTTGCGCTCAGCGCGATCGCCATCGCCATTGCGCTGGCGTCGGGTGCCGGGCTTTATGGCTGGGTAAAACAGCAAGTGGCGACGCTGCATAGCAATAATGGCGAGATCGCCAACCAGGTTATCGCCTTACAGCAATCGCAGGATAAGCAGCGCGCAGAGCTAGAAGGCGTGATTAAGCAACAGGCAGACCAGCTTAATGCCGCCAAACGACAGAACGACGTACTGGCGAAGCAGCTTGATGAAGTGCAGCAGAAAGTGGCGACCATCTCGGGTTCTGACGCTAAAACCTGGCAACTGGCGCAGGCCGATTTCCTGGTGAAACTGGCGGGCCGCAAGCTGTGGAGCGATCAGGATGTCACTACCGCTGCCGCGCTGTTGAAGAGCGCCGACGCCAGCCTGGCGGATATGAATGATCCAAGCCTGATTACCGCGCGTCGCGCCATCACCGATGATATCGGCAGCTTGTCGGCAATCACGCAGGTGGATTACGACGGCATTATCCTCAATCTGAACCAGCTTTCGAATCAAATCGATAATCTGCGTCTTGCGGATAATAACGATGACGATTCACCGATGGACGACGACAGCAGCGAGCTCTCCGGCTCGATCAGCGAATGGCGCGTCAATCTGCAGAAAAGCTGGCAGAACTTTATGGACAGCTTTATCACTATCCGCCGTCGTGATGAAACGGCAGTACCGCTGCTCGCGCCGAATCAGGATATTTACCTGCGTGAAAACATCCGTTCGCGTCTGCTCGTCGCCGCACAAGCCGTTCCGCGCCATCAGGAAGAGACCTACAAACAGGCGCTGGATAATGTTTCTACCTGGGTACGCGCGTACTACGACACCGACGATGCGGCCACCAAATCCTTCCTTGAGGAAGTGGATAAGCTGAGCCAGCAAACGATCGCCATGAATTTACCGGAATCGCTGCAAAGCCAGCCGATCCTGGAAAAATTAATGCAAACCCGCGTACGCAATCTTCTGGCGCAGCCTGCCGTGACGTCTGAACAGGCGCCGGCCAATGCGGCCGCAGCGCAGGGAGAATAAGCATGCTGAAAGTATTATTGCTCTTTGCGCTGTTGATCGCCGGGATCGTACTCGGTCCCATGCTCGCCGGGCATCAGGGTTATGTATTGATCCAGACCGATAATTACAACATTGAAACCAGCGTTACCGGGTTAGTGATCATTCTGGTGCTGGCGTTAGTGGTGATCTTTGCCCTCGAATGGGTGCTGCGTCGCATTTTCCGCACTGGCGCGCATACCCGTGGCTGGTTTGTGGGCCGCAAGCGTCGTCGCGCACGCAAACAGACGGAGCAAGCGCTGCTCAAGCTGGCAGAAGGCGACTATCAGCAAGTTGAAAAGTTGATGTCAAAAAATGCCGATCACGCCGAGCAGCCCGTGGTGAATTACTTGCTGGCGGCCGAAGCGGCGCAGCAACGCGGTGATGAAGCCCGCGCCAACCAGCATCTGGAGCGCGCGGCAGAGCTGGCGGAAAACGACCCCATCCCGGTGGAAATCACCCGGGTACGTCTGCAACTGGCGCGCAATGAAAATCATGCAGCCCGTCATGGCGTGGATAAATTGCTGGAGATCACTCCGCGTCATCCGGAAGTGCTGCGCCTGGCTGAACAGGCCTATATTCGCACCGGCGCATGGACTTCCCTGCTGGATATCATCCCTTCGATGGCGAAAGCCGATGTCGGTGACGACGATCATCGCGATGCGCTGCAACAGCAGGCATGGATTGGCATGATGGATCAGGCGCGCGCGGATCAGGGCAGCGAAGGTCTGAAAAGCTGGTGGAAAAACCAGAGCCGTAAAACCCGTCAGCAGGTAACGCTACAGGTGGCTATCGCCGAGCACTTGATTGAGTGCGACGATCACGATACTGCACAGGACATTATTCTTGATGGCCTGAAGCGCCAGTATGACGATCGTCTGGTGATGGTGATCCCGCGGCTGAAAACCAACAATCCGGAGCAGATCGAAAAAGTACTGCGCCAGCAAATTAAAACGCAGGGCGATCGCCCGCTGCTGTGGAGTACGCTGGGCCAATCGCTGCTGAAACATGGCGAATGGCAGGAAGCAAGCCTGGCCTTCCGTGCAGCGCTGAAACAGCGCCCGGATGCGTTCGACTACGCCTGGCTGGCAGATTGTCTCGATCGTATGCATCAGCCGGAAGAGGCCGCACTCATGCGCCGTGATGGTCTGCTGCTGACGCTGCAAAATAACCCTCCCGCCTGACGTCCAGCCAAAAAAAACGCCTGCCGGAAAGCTCAGGCAGGCGTTAAAACAGGTCTTTGACAACTAATGGGTGCTTCACTCAACGTTATGTCCATGGTGTTTGATGAGGCCGAAGCGACATCTGTCAGTGGACGATAAGCACCGTAAACGGCTCTGCATCATTCCTGAGTTTATGAAGCCAGAAGGCGAGCATAAGAGATGGAATGAGCATCTACATGAATATTATTGCACGTATCATGCCAGGTTTGCACTCCCAAATGGAACGCAGCGCAAACTTTTAATAGCCCAATAAATTCAACCCTCTCCGGGCATCCTGCCGCCTCTTCACCGCGATCGTCGTTACCATTTGTCGCCACAGAACGACATTTACCGGGTGAATAATATTATTTATTTGAATTCAATAGATTAGATGTCTCCCGCAGGCGACAGTACTAAAAGGGGTTGTCGTTGATAAACAACAGGCAGAAAAAGCGGGGATTGAGGGAGCGCAGAAAACAAAAAACCCCGCTTTCGCGGGGTTCAAAATTGGTCGGCGAGAGAGGATTCGAACCTCCGACCCACTGGTCCCAAACCAGTTGCGCTACCAAGCTGCGCTACTCGCCGTTTTTACTGCTTTTTGAATTTTTTGTTCAATTTAAGTTGTGGTGCGAGGGGGGGGACTTGAACCCCCACGTCCGTAAGGACACTAACACCTGAAGCTAGCGCGTCTACCAATTCCGCCACCTTCGCATTCCACGAAACTTGTACTGCTAAATAATGGGGTGGCTAATGGGACTCGAACCCACGACAACTGGAATCACAATCCAGGGCTCTACCAACTGAGCTATAGCCACCACTGTAAATCTTTTCACGCGGTATCGTGACAAATCACGAACCACCGCAGCTCAAGCGCCGGGTTTAAATGGCGCGCCCGACAGGATTCGAACCTGAGACCTCTGCCTCCGGAGGGCAGCGCTCTATCCAGCTGAGCTACGGGCGCGTAGCGCCGTTGCGGGGGTGGATAGTACGGACTTCGGGCGCGGCTGTCTAGTGCTTTTTTTAAGAAAATGCGCGTTTGGTTATGCTTTGCGCATTTTGCCTCTTATTCACCCACCTGATGCGTAACCGCATGTCTATTGAGGCCAAATACCTTATACGCCAGGGTTACTGCGGCAAGGAAGATAATGCCGACAAACAGCGACATACGGGTATCGTCATTGAATCCCATACCGATCAACACGCACACCAGGAACGCCATCGTCAGCCAGTTCGCCCACGGGAACAGCATCGAGCGGAACGGATGCGTGGCAATCGCCGCTTTGTGCGCTTTACGGAAACGCATCTGGCTAATCAGAATCACGAACCACGGCACCATTCCCGGCAATACGCTGGCGCTATAGACATAAACAAACACGCGCTGCGGGTTAGGAATAATGTAGTTCAGGCACGAACCGATCAGCAGAATAATAATAGAGATGGTCACGCCCGCTGCCGGAACGCCGCTTTTCGACACTTTCGCCACCGCAGACGGTAACTGGCGGTTCTTCGCCAGCGCGTAAAGCATACGACCGCAACTGTACATGCCGCTGTTACAACCCGAGAGCGCAGCCGTCAGCACCACAAAGTTAATGATACCTGCCGCTGCGGTAATCCCGATTTTGGCAAACGTCAGTACAAACGGGCTACCGTTGGTGCCGATTTCATTCCACGGGAAGATGGTGACGATAACGAAGATGGCGCCCACATAGAAAATCAGGATACGCCACAGCACTTTGCTGACCGCACTACGCAACGTTACCTGCGGGTTTTTGGCTTCACCGGCAGTAATACCGATAAGCTCAACGCCCTGGTAAGAGGCGACCACAATACAGAGCGCGGTTAAGAAGCCTTTCCAGCCACCGGCAAAGAAGCCGCCATGTTCGGTCAGATTGCCAAAGCCAATCGAATGACCGCCGTTGCCAAAGCCGAAGAAAATCACGCCCAGGCCAACAACAATCATCACGATGATGGTGGTGACTTTAATCATGGCAAACCAGAATTCAATTT
The Kosakonia oryzae genome window above contains:
- the thrP gene encoding bifunctional threonine/serine APC transporter ThrP, producing the protein MAENKPELQRGLESRHIELIALGGTIGVGLFMGAASTLKWAGPSVLLAYIIAGLFVFFIMRSMGEMLFLEPVAGSFAVYAHRYMSPFFGYLTAWSYWFMWMAVGISEITAIGVYVQFWFPDLAQWIPALIAVALVALANLAAVRLYGEIEFWFAMIKVTTIIVMIVVGLGVIFFGFGNGGHSIGFGNLTEHGGFFAGGWKGFLTALCIVVASYQGVELIGITAGEAKNPQVTLRSAVSKVLWRILIFYVGAIFVIVTIFPWNEIGTNGSPFVLTFAKIGITAAAGIINFVVLTAALSGCNSGMYSCGRMLYALAKNRQLPSAVAKVSKSGVPAAGVTISIIILLIGSCLNYIIPNPQRVFVYVYSASVLPGMVPWFVILISQMRFRKAHKAAIATHPFRSMLFPWANWLTMAFLVCVLIGMGFNDDTRMSLFVGIIFLAAVTLAYKVFGLNRHAVTHQVGE
- the hemX gene encoding uroporphyrinogen-III C-methyltransferase — translated: MTEQENSSAVVEETKAADGATPPPEKAEKNRRANRTSLALSAIAIAIALASGAGLYGWVKQQVATLHSNNGEIANQVIALQQSQDKQRAELEGVIKQQADQLNAAKRQNDVLAKQLDEVQQKVATISGSDAKTWQLAQADFLVKLAGRKLWSDQDVTTAAALLKSADASLADMNDPSLITARRAITDDIGSLSAITQVDYDGIILNLNQLSNQIDNLRLADNNDDDSPMDDDSSELSGSISEWRVNLQKSWQNFMDSFITIRRRDETAVPLLAPNQDIYLRENIRSRLLVAAQAVPRHQEETYKQALDNVSTWVRAYYDTDDAATKSFLEEVDKLSQQTIAMNLPESLQSQPILEKLMQTRVRNLLAQPAVTSEQAPANAAAAQGE
- the hemY gene encoding protoheme IX biogenesis protein HemY, whose translation is MLKVLLLFALLIAGIVLGPMLAGHQGYVLIQTDNYNIETSVTGLVIILVLALVVIFALEWVLRRIFRTGAHTRGWFVGRKRRRARKQTEQALLKLAEGDYQQVEKLMSKNADHAEQPVVNYLLAAEAAQQRGDEARANQHLERAAELAENDPIPVEITRVRLQLARNENHAARHGVDKLLEITPRHPEVLRLAEQAYIRTGAWTSLLDIIPSMAKADVGDDDHRDALQQQAWIGMMDQARADQGSEGLKSWWKNQSRKTRQQVTLQVAIAEHLIECDDHDTAQDIILDGLKRQYDDRLVMVIPRLKTNNPEQIEKVLRQQIKTQGDRPLLWSTLGQSLLKHGEWQEASLAFRAALKQRPDAFDYAWLADCLDRMHQPEEAALMRRDGLLLTLQNNPPA
- the hemD gene encoding uroporphyrinogen-III synthase, producing MSILVTRPSPAGEELVNRLRTLGLVAWSFPLIEFTPGRELASLPARLADLTADDMVFALSQHAVTFAHAHLQKLGLRFPPQPHYFAIGRTTALALHTVSGIEVRYPHDREISEVLLQLPELQSVQGKHALILRGNGGREVLAETLAARGAELEFCECYQRCAIFYDGAEEAMRWHTRGVTTLVITSGEMMQQLFSLIPPWYRENWLLRCRLVVASERLAHLARELGWQDIRVADNADNDALLRALQ